A single region of the Zonotrichia leucophrys gambelii isolate GWCS_2022_RI chromosome 9, RI_Zleu_2.0, whole genome shotgun sequence genome encodes:
- the PRSS56 gene encoding serine protease 56 codes for MEQRGKRTQDGLLGVRLVPPVLLLPLLQLVGGAPVGQRLYPMPASILQALSSRGTLVLEAALRSALLALERALSEQQRQRGACGLCAPCLFPPCANSTGSCPPPAVPPAMPPSCQALLDAQALPELPQRNRALSQACAPYQRLCPPEGAPHTCTLLSAQLCQRRLQECQTVAAAPSPDAAAEATMPGSCGRRGVPQANGTAPRGRIMGGSAAPRGAWPWLVSVRLHGELMCGGVLVGRSWVLTAAHCFGGNRNELAWTVVVGDHELGKPGAGKRAVPVRRILPHPKFNPKTFHGDLALLELAVPLAPSPTVSPVCLPSGSEEPSPGTPCYIAGWGSLYEEGPAADVVMEAQVPLLSQETCRGALGKELLTSAMFCAGYLSGGIDSCQGDSGGPLACEDPTSHHFVLYGITSWGDGCGERGKPGVYTRVTAFTDWLSLQMDSAPGSREPSCFDLLAAAQLPPEQQRPERARLCAFYAGSCRAPQGKATCARLAEETCHARTRRCELHSYAQTLVDLLHQAGDFIRNQFDFSFLTRTLPQLLGKIYGHFFPPRVRREAPGLAVAGTQSSPTAVGPQRPLSRWGGRRLPPFAELFGVVGPQLQDWVEALRTAAGGSHLVTAWDREQLSGEMQLFLQGEDVVEEMVAQGRAFLTQLRAEMELGTTLEAMEPQWASGELAGTPVPSHEPRREKRELVPTELPRVEEEEEEEGVMGRACPGLNASAARVGAVRDLYAWVLRVPEAQLAMTFQEILVDLGSKNTKGLYRAQVRATVGGRPTAFTGLVGLDSDTLARSMPGLVALALEALKT; via the exons ATGGAGCAAAGAGGGAAGAGGACACAGGACGGTCTTCTCGGGGTCCGGCTGGTCCCCCCCGTGCttctgctgccgctgctgcagctggtgggGGGGGCTCCCGTGGGCCAGAGGCTGTACCCCATGCCGGCCAGCATCCTGCAAG CGCTGTCAAGCCGGGGGACGCTGGTGCTGGAGGCGGCCCTGAGGAGcgccctgctggccctggagcGGGCGCTGTCcgagcagcagcggcagcgcgGCGCCTGCgggctctgtgccccctgccTCTTCCCCCCCTGCGCCAACAGCACCGGCAGCTGCCCAC cgccagctgtgcccccagccatGCCCCCCagctgccaggccctgctggatGCCCAGGCACTGCCCGAGCTGCCCCAGCGCAACCGGGCGCTGAGCCAGGCCTGTGCCCCCTACCAGCGCCTGTGCCCCCCCGAGGGGGCCCCCCACACCTGCACCCTGCTCAGCGCCCAGCTCTGCCAACGCCGCCTCCAGGAGTGCC agacGGTGGCCGCAGCCCCGAGTCCTGACGCAGCAGCGGAGGCGACAATGCCAG GGAGCTGCGGGCGGCGCGGGGTCCCGCAAGCCAACGGCACAGCCCCCCGGGGCCGGATCATGGGGGGCAGCGCCGCCCCGCGGGGCGCCTGGCCCTGGCTGGTGTCGGTGCGGCTGCACGGGGAGCTGATGTGCGGAGGGGTGCTCGTGGGGCGCTCCTGGGTCCTTACGGCGGCACACTGCTTTGGCGG GAACCGGAACGAGCTGGCCTGGACAGTGGTGGTGGGCGACCACGAGCTGGGCAAGCCGGGAGCGGGCAAGCGGGCAGTGCCCGTCCGGCGCATCCTGCCTCACCCTAAG TTTAACCCCAAGACGTTCCACGGGGACCTggcgctgctggagctggcagtgccgCTGGCGCCGTCACCCACCGTCAGCCCCGTGTGCCTTCCCAGCGGCTCCGAGGAGCCCAGCCCCGGCACGCCCTGCTACATCGCGGGCTGGGGCTCCCTCTATGAAG AGGGACCAGCAGCCGACGTGGTGATGGAGGCACAGGTGCCCCTGCTCAGCCAGGAGACGTGCCGAGGTGCCCTGGGCAAGGAGCTTCTCACCAGTGCCATGTTCTGTGCTGGCTATTTGTCTGGAGGCATCGACTCCTGCCAG GGTGATTCAGGGGGGCCTCTGGCATGTGAGGACCCGACTTCTCACCACTTTGTCCTCTACGGCATCACCTCGTGGGGAGATGGCTGCGGCGAGCGGGGCAAACCAGGAGTCTACACGCGTGTCACCGCCTTCACGGACTGGCTGAGTCTGCAGATGGACT ctgcccctggcagccGAGAGCCGAGCTGCTTCGACCTGCTGGCCGCGGCGCAGCTGCCCCCCGAGCAGCAGCGCCCGGAGCGCGCCCGCCTCTGCGCCTTCTACGCCGGCTCCTGTCGGGCTCCTCAGGGCAAGGCCACCTGTGCCCGTCTGGCCGAGGAGACCTGCCATGCCAGGACGAGGCgatgtg agctgcactCCTATGCCCAGACCTTGGTGGATCTCTTGCACCAGGCTGGGGACTTCATCAGAAACCAGTTTGACTTCTCCTTCCTCACCCGtactctgccccagctcctgggcaaGATCTACGGGCACTTCTTCCCTCCCCGTGTCCGCAGGGAAGCCCCAG gcctggctgtggcagggacccaatccagccccacagcagtggGACCCCAGAGACCCCTCAGCAG GTGGGGGGGCAGGCGGCTGCCCCCCTTTGCAGAGCTTTTTGGGGTAGTGGgaccccagctgcaggactggGTGGAGGCCCTGAGGACTGCGGCAGGGGGCAGCCACCTGGTGACAGcatgggacagggagcagctctccGGGGAGAtgcagctcttcctgcag GGTGAGGATGTGGTGGAGGAGATGGTAGCACAGGGACGAGCCTTCCTCACCCAGCTGCGGGCAGAGATGGAACTTGGCACCACCCTGGAAGCCATGGAGCCACAATGGGCATCtggagagctggcagggacCCCTGTGCCAAGCCATGAACCCC ggagggagaaacgGGAACTggtgcccacagagctgcccagggtggaggaggaagaggaggaggagggagtcATGGGCAGAG cctgccctggcctcAACGCGTCGGCGGCGCGGGTGGGCGCGGTGCGGGACCTGTACGCTTGGGTGCTGCGCGTGCCTGAGGCACAGCTGGCCATGACCTTCCAAGAG ATCCTGGTGGACTTGGGCTCCAAAAACACCAAGGGACTGTACCGGGCACAGGTTCGGGCCACTGTGGGGGGCCGCCCCACGGCCTTCACTGGCCTTGTGGGGCTGGACAGTGACACACTGGCCCGTAGTATGCCTGGCCTCGTTGCTCTGGCACTTGAAGCGCTGAAAACCTAA
- the CHRND gene encoding acetylcholine receptor subunit delta encodes MGSLLQQLALLGALMLSGGLCVNHEERLIHHLFEERGYDKELRPVVSTDEVVDVYLALTLSNLISLKEVDETLTTNVWLEHGWTDYRLQWNKSEFGGVEVLRLPPDMLWLPEIVLENNNDGLFEVAYYCNLLIHDTGYVYWLPPAIFRSTCLINVDFFPFDWQNCSLRFRSLAYSALEINIHLKTDSDPDTGRSYPVEWIIIDPEGFTENGEWEIIHRPARKNVYPDIPLDTSEHQDITFYLIIKRKPLFYVINIVIPCILIAFMVILVFYLPADSGEKMTLVISVLLAQSVFLLLISQRLPATSHAIPLIGKYLLFIMLLVTAVVIISVVVLNFHFRTPSTHIMSDWVREVFLESLPRLLGMAQPSESPPSAPCIRRCSSAGYIAKAEEYFSVKSRSELMFEKQSERHGLTSRITPARLVPLGVDSGEEQPYEHLKPVIDNANYIVKHMRDENSYNEEIDNWNCVARTLDRLCFFLITPTLVVGTLWIFLMGIYNHPPPLPFAGDPYDYREENKRFI; translated from the exons ATGGggagcctgctgcagcagctggccctgcTCGGGGCACTGATGCTGTcag GTGGGCTCTGTGTGAACCACGAGGAGCGGCTCATCCACCACCTGTTTGAGGAGAGGGGCTATGACAAGGAGCTGCGTCCCGTGGTCTCCACTGACGAGGTTGTGGACGTCTACCTGGCCCTCACCCTCTCCAACCTAATCTCACTG AAAGAGGTGGACGAGACGCTCACCACCAACGTATGGCTCGAGCAC GGCTGGACTGATTACCGCCTGCAGTGGAACAAGTCTGAGTTTGGGGGCGTTGAGGTGCTCCGCCTGCCGCCAGACATGCTGTGGCTGCCGGAGATAGTCCTGGAGAACAA caatGATGGGCTCTTCGAGGTCGCCTACTACTGCAACCTCCTCATCCACGACACGGGCTACGTCTACTGGCTGCCCCCCGCCATCTTCCGCAGCACCTGCCTCATCAACGTGGATTTCTTCCCCTTCGACTGGCAGAACTGCTCCCTCAGattcag GTCGCTGGCATACAGTGCCCTGGAGATCAATATACACTTGAAGACGGACAGTGACCCGGACACAGGGAGGTCTTACCCAGTGGAGTGGATCATCATCGACCCCGAAGGCTTCACAG agaatggggaatgggaaatcaTCCACCGCCCAGCCCGCAAGAACGTCTACCCTGACATCCCCCTGGACACCAGTGAGCACCAGGACATCACTTTCTACCTCATCATCAAACGCAAGCCGCTCTTTTACGTCATCAACATCGTCATACCCTGCATCCTCATCGCCTTCATGGTCATCCTCGTCTTCTACCTGCCCGCTGACA GTGGTGAGAAGATGACCCTGGTAATCTCAGTGCTCCTTGCCCAGTCTGTCTTCCTCCTGCTGATCTCCCAGCGCCTGCCTGCCACTTCCCACGCCATCCCCCTCATCGGCAA GTACCTGCTTTTTATCATGCTTCTGGTGACAGCCGTGGTGATCATCTCCGTCGTGGTCCTCAACTTCCACTTCCGCACCCCCAGCACGCACATCATGTCTGACTGGGTCAGAGAG GTCTTCCTGGAGAGCCTGCCCCGGCTGCTGGGCATGGCACAGCCGAGTGAGAGCCCGCCGAGCGCCCCCTGCATCCGGCGCTGCAGCTCGGCCGGCTACATCGCCAAGGCAGAGGAATACTTCAGCGTCAAGTCTCGCAGCGAGCTCATGTTCGAGAAGCAGTCGGAGCGGCACGGGCTCACCAGCCGCATCACCCCGGCCC GCTTGGTGCCGCTGGGCGTGGACTCAGGCGAGGAGCAGCCCTACGAGCACCTCAAACCCGTCATCGACAATGCCAACTACATTGTCAAGCACATGAGGGATGAAAACAGCTACAATGAG GAGATCGACAACTGGAACTGCGTGGCCCGGACCCTGGACCGCCTGTGCTTCTTCCTCATCACTCCCACGCTGGTGGTGGGCACCCTCTGGATCTTCCTCATGGGCATCTACAACCACCCACCACCACTGCCCTTTGCTGGAGACCCCTACGACTACCGGGAGGAGAACAAGCGCTTCATCTAG
- the CHRNG gene encoding acetylcholine receptor subunit gamma: MRGHGLLLVLCTLAGVSCRNQEEKLFQDLMSNYNRQLRPARGDEIIDVSLKLTLTNLISLNEREETLTTNVWIEMQWSDYRLSWDPEKYDNIQLLRVPSTMVWLPDIVLENNIDGTFEITLYTNVLVSPDGSIYWLPPAIYRSVCVIHVTYFPFDWQNCTMVFQSQTYSANEINLLLTVEDGQTVEWIFIDPEAFTENGEWAIKHRPARKIINSEHFTPDDTQYQQVIFYLIIQRKPLFYIINIIVPCVLISAMGVLVYFLPAKAGGQKCTVSINVLLAQTVFLFLIAQKVPETSQAVPLIGKYLTFLMVVTVVIVVNAVIVLNVSLRTPNTHSMSQRVRQVFLHLLPRYLGMAVPEETPGPPQAIRRRSSLGLMVKADEYMLWKARTELLFEKQKERDGLMKTVLDKIGRGLESGSSQDFCQSLEEAGPEIRACVDACNYIANATREQNDFSSESEEWMMVGQVIDRVCFFIMASLFVCGTVGIFLVAHFNQAPALPFPGDPKQYLPQ; the protein is encoded by the exons ATGCGCGGCCACGGCCTCCTGCTCGTCCTCTGCACCCTGGCAG GTGTGAGCTGCAGGAACCAGGAGGAAAAGCTGTTCCAGGACCTCATGTCCAACTACAATCGGCAGCTGCGCCCTGCCCGGGGGGATGAGATCATCGATGTCTCCCTCAAGCTCACCCTCACCAACCTCATCTCCCTG AATGAACGGGAGGAGACCCTCACCACCAATGTCTGGATCGAGATG CAATGGTCTGACTATCGCCTGAGCTGGGACCCTGAGAAATATGACAACATCCAGCTGCTGCGGGTGCCCTCCACCATGGTCTGGCTGCCAGACATCGTCCTGGAGAACAA catCGATGGGACGTTCGAAATCACACTCTACACCAACGTACTGGTGTCCCCTGATGGCAGCATCTACTGGCTGCCCCCGGCCATCTACCGCAGCGTCTGCGTCATCCACGTCACCTACTTCCCCTTCGACTGGCAGAACTGCACCATGGTCTTCCA ATCCCAGACGTACAGTGCCAATGAAATCAACCTACTGCTGACTGTGGAGGATGGCCAGACTGTGGAGTGGATCTTTATCGACCCCGAGGCTTTCACAG AGAACGGAGAATGGGCCATCAAGCACCGCCCCGCTAGGAAGATCATCAACTCGGAGCACTTCACCCCAGATGATACCCAGTACCAGCAGGTCATCTTCTACCTCATCATCCAGCGCAAGCCACTCTTCTACATCATCAACATCATCGTGCCCTGTGTCCTCATCTCTGCCATGGGTGTGCTCGTCTACTTCCTGCCTGCCAAAG CGGGTGGGCAGAAATGCACTGTCTCCATCAATGTTCTCCTGGCCCAGACtgtcttcctcttcctcattgCCCAGAAGGTGCCTGAGACCTCCCAGGCCGTGCCTCTTATCGGGAA atACCTGACCTTCCTCATGGTGGTGACAGTGGTGATTGTGGTGAATGCTGTCATTGTCCTCAACGTCTCCCTGAGAACGCCCAACACTCACTCCATGTCCCAGAGAGTGCGCCAG GTGTtcctgcacctcctgccccgctacctgggcatggctgtgccAGAGGAGACTCCAGGGCCTCCACAAGCCATCCGCAGACgcagctccctggggctcaTGGTGAAAGCTGATGAGTACATGCTCTGGAAAGCCAGGACCGAGCTGCTCTTtgagaagcagaaggaaagagatGGGCTGATGAAAACCGTGCTGGACAAGATTG GACGTGGTCTGGAGAGTGGCAGCTCCCAGGACTTCTGCCAGAGCCTGGAGGAGGCAGGTCCTGAGATCCGTGCCTGCGTGGATGCCTGCAACTACATCGCCAATGCCACGCGGGAGCAGAACGACTTCAGCAGC GAGAGTGAAGAGTGGATGATGGTGGGACAGGTGATCGACCGTGTCTGCTTCTTCATCATGGCCTCTCTCTTTGTGTGTGGCACTGTTGGAATCTTCCTCGTGGCTCACTTCAACCAAGCACCcgccctgcccttccctggggaccCCAAGCAGTACCTGCCACAGTGA